One window of the Pseudomonas knackmussii B13 genome contains the following:
- the thiI gene encoding tRNA uracil 4-sulfurtransferase ThiI, with the protein MKLIVKVFQEITIKSRPVRKRFIRQLAKNIRTVLRDLDPELRVEGEWDNLDVETKVTEPKVLREMIERLTCVPGIGHFLEVHEYPLGDFDDILEKCKAHFGDKLQGKIFSMRCKRAGHHSFTSIDVERYVGGGLRQHCGAAGVSLKNPEVEVRVEIRHDRLYVIHAQHNGIGGYPLGALEQVLVLMSGGFDSTVAAYQMMRRGLISHFVFFNLGGRAHELGVMEVAHYLWEKYGRSQRVLFVSVPFEEVVGEILTKVDDSYMGVTLKRMMLRAASRVAERLELNALVTGEAISQVSSQTLPNLSVIDRVTDTLVLRPLIASHKQDIIDTATQIGTAEFAKHMPEYCGVISVNPTTQAKPYRVEHEETKFDMAVLDRALERATQMTVDRVIDELGKDLPVEMVGEVLPGQIVVDIRHPDAQEDEPLELEGIEVLPMPFYAINSKFKELDPNRQYLLYCDKGVMSRLHAHHLVNEGHTNVRVYRPQ; encoded by the coding sequence ATGAAACTCATCGTCAAGGTCTTCCAGGAAATCACCATCAAGAGCCGGCCGGTGCGCAAGCGCTTTATCCGCCAGCTGGCCAAGAACATTCGCACCGTGCTGCGCGACCTGGATCCGGAGCTGCGGGTCGAGGGCGAATGGGACAACCTGGACGTCGAGACCAAGGTCACCGAGCCCAAAGTCCTGCGCGAGATGATCGAGCGCCTGACTTGCGTGCCGGGCATCGGCCACTTCCTGGAAGTGCACGAATACCCGCTGGGCGACTTCGACGACATCCTCGAGAAGTGCAAGGCGCACTTCGGCGACAAGCTGCAGGGCAAGATCTTCTCGATGCGCTGCAAGCGCGCCGGCCATCACAGCTTCACTTCCATCGACGTCGAGCGTTATGTCGGCGGCGGCCTGCGCCAGCACTGCGGTGCGGCCGGCGTATCGCTGAAGAACCCGGAAGTGGAAGTGCGCGTGGAAATCCGCCACGACCGCCTGTACGTCATCCACGCCCAGCACAATGGCATCGGCGGTTATCCGCTCGGCGCCCTGGAGCAGGTGCTGGTGCTGATGTCGGGTGGCTTCGACTCCACCGTCGCCGCCTACCAGATGATGCGCCGCGGGCTGATCAGCCACTTCGTGTTCTTCAACCTCGGCGGCCGCGCCCACGAGCTGGGCGTGATGGAAGTCGCCCACTACCTGTGGGAGAAGTACGGCCGTTCGCAGCGCGTGCTCTTCGTCAGCGTGCCCTTCGAGGAAGTGGTCGGCGAGATTCTCACCAAGGTCGACGACAGCTACATGGGCGTGACCCTGAAGCGCATGATGCTGCGCGCTGCCAGCCGTGTGGCCGAGCGCCTGGAGCTGAACGCGCTGGTCACCGGCGAGGCGATTTCCCAGGTCTCCAGCCAGACCCTGCCGAACCTCTCGGTGATCGACCGGGTGACCGACACCCTGGTCCTGCGCCCGCTGATCGCCAGCCACAAGCAGGACATCATCGATACCGCCACGCAGATCGGCACCGCCGAGTTCGCCAAGCACATGCCCGAGTACTGCGGCGTGATCTCGGTGAACCCGACCACCCAGGCCAAGCCCTACCGCGTCGAGCACGAAGAGACCAAGTTCGACATGGCCGTGCTCGACCGCGCCCTGGAACGCGCCACGCAGATGACCGTGGACCGGGTGATCGACGAGCTGGGCAAGGACCTGCCGGTAGAAATGGTCGGCGAAGTGCTGCCCGGCCAGATCGTCGTGGACATCCGTCATCCGGATGCGCAGGAAGATGAACCGCTGGAGCTGGAAGGCATCGAAGTGCTGCCCATGCCGTTCTACGCGATCAACAGCAAATTCAAGGAACTGGACCCGAACCGCCAGTACCTCCTGTATTGCGACAAGGGCGTGATGAGCCGCCTGCATGCTCACCACCTGGTCAACGAAGGGCACACCAATGTGCGCGTTTACCGCCCGCAATAA
- the glnA gene encoding glutamate--ammonia ligase — MSYKSHQLIKDHDVKWVDLRFTDTKGKQQHVTMPARDALDDDFFEVGKMFDGSSIAGWKGIEASDMILLPDDTTAVLDPFTEEPTLILVCDIIEPSTMQGYERDPRNIAKRAEEYLKSTGIGDTVFVGPEPEFFIFDEVKFKSDISGSMFKIFSEQASWNTDADIETGNKGHRPGVKGGYFPVPPVDHDHEIRTAMCNALEEMGLVVEVHHHEVATAGQNEIGVKFNTLVAKADEVQTLKYCVHNVADAYGKTVTFMPKPLYGDNGSGMHVHMSISKDGKNTFAGEGYAGLSDTALYFIGGIIKHGKALNGFTNPSTNSYKRLVPGFEAPVMLAYSARNRSASIRIPYVSSPKARRIEARFPDPAANPYLAFAALLMAGLDGIQNKIHPGDAADKNLYDLPPEEAKEIPQVCGSLKEALEELDKGRAFLTKGGVFTDEFIDAYIELKSEEEIKVRTFVHPLEYDLYYSV; from the coding sequence ATGTCGTACAAGTCGCACCAACTGATCAAAGACCATGACGTGAAGTGGGTAGACCTGCGCTTCACCGATACCAAAGGCAAGCAGCAACACGTCACCATGCCGGCCCGCGACGCGCTGGACGATGACTTCTTCGAAGTCGGCAAGATGTTCGACGGTTCCTCCATCGCCGGCTGGAAAGGCATCGAAGCCTCCGACATGATCCTGCTGCCGGACGACACCACCGCCGTCCTGGACCCGTTCACCGAAGAGCCGACCCTGATCCTGGTCTGCGACATCATCGAGCCGAGCACCATGCAAGGCTACGAGCGCGACCCGCGCAACATCGCCAAGCGCGCCGAGGAATACCTGAAGTCCACCGGTATCGGTGACACCGTATTCGTCGGCCCGGAGCCGGAGTTCTTCATCTTCGACGAAGTGAAGTTCAAGTCCGACATCTCCGGCTCGATGTTCAAGATCTTCTCCGAGCAGGCTTCCTGGAACACCGACGCCGACATCGAAACCGGCAACAAAGGCCACCGTCCGGGCGTCAAAGGCGGCTACTTCCCGGTACCGCCGGTCGACCACGACCACGAAATCCGTACCGCCATGTGCAACGCCCTGGAAGAAATGGGCCTGGTGGTCGAAGTTCACCACCACGAAGTTGCCACCGCCGGCCAGAACGAAATCGGCGTGAAGTTCAACACCCTGGTCGCCAAGGCTGACGAAGTTCAGACCCTGAAGTACTGCGTGCACAACGTTGCCGACGCGTACGGCAAGACCGTGACCTTCATGCCGAAGCCGCTGTACGGCGACAACGGCTCGGGCATGCACGTACACATGTCCATCTCCAAAGATGGCAAGAACACCTTCGCTGGCGAAGGCTATGCCGGCCTGTCCGATACCGCCCTGTACTTCATCGGCGGCATCATCAAGCACGGCAAGGCCCTGAACGGCTTCACCAACCCGTCGACCAACTCCTACAAGCGTCTGGTCCCGGGCTTCGAAGCTCCGGTAATGCTGGCCTACTCCGCCCGCAACCGTTCCGCCTCGATCCGTATCCCGTACGTTTCCAGCCCGAAAGCCCGCCGTATCGAAGCGCGCTTCCCGGACCCGGCTGCCAACCCCTACCTGGCCTTCGCTGCCCTGCTGATGGCCGGCCTGGACGGTATCCAGAACAAGATTCACCCCGGCGATGCCGCCGACAAGAACCTGTACGACCTGCCGCCGGAAGAGGCGAAAGAGATCCCGCAGGTTTGCGGCAGCCTGAAAGAGGCGCTGGAAGAACTCGACAAGGGCCGCGCGTTCCTAACCAAGGGCGGCGTGTTCACCGACGAGTTCATCGATGCCTACATCGAGCTGAAGTCGGAAGAAGAGATCAAGGTGCGCACCTTCGTGCACCCGCTGGAATACGACCTGTACTACAGCGTGTAA
- a CDS encoding polymer-forming cytoskeletal protein, which produces MTALLVLAVCLLLMALPRLLPRPALALPEPPALHEMPVRPLPEVTAASEPQRAMPPDNLLSLPLGLHPADRQVHGAVEISGLLRVRPPLRFWSLSANEIRFGDCSRAPLGVAAVSSAGRHVEEGEYRVAAGDCVNGDLQVHGDLYLGRYSTVRGSVQVEGGVWMDEGAEVAGAIIARGSVRVGRRSRVAGPLMVGRNLSLARECVIGAPQVPTRISASSLRIIEGCRVHGQISAEGGAQVKPLARIEDLVEPL; this is translated from the coding sequence ATGACCGCGCTTTTAGTTCTGGCCGTCTGCCTGCTGCTGATGGCCTTGCCCAGGTTGCTGCCGCGTCCGGCGCTGGCGCTGCCTGAGCCGCCGGCCCTGCACGAGATGCCGGTGAGGCCGCTGCCTGAGGTGACGGCGGCGTCCGAGCCGCAGCGCGCAATGCCGCCGGATAATCTGCTCTCCCTGCCGCTGGGGCTGCACCCGGCCGATCGCCAGGTGCATGGCGCCGTGGAAATCAGCGGGCTGCTGCGGGTGCGCCCGCCGCTGCGCTTCTGGAGCCTGAGCGCCAACGAGATCCGCTTCGGCGATTGCTCGCGGGCGCCGCTGGGCGTGGCCGCGGTGAGTTCCGCCGGGCGTCACGTGGAGGAGGGCGAGTATCGCGTGGCCGCCGGCGATTGCGTGAACGGCGACCTGCAGGTACATGGCGACCTCTATCTGGGGCGCTATTCCACGGTGCGCGGTTCGGTGCAGGTGGAAGGCGGCGTGTGGATGGACGAGGGCGCGGAAGTCGCCGGCGCCATCATCGCCCGCGGCTCTGTACGGGTCGGCCGGCGCTCGCGGGTGGCCGGACCTTTGATGGTCGGGCGCAACCTGAGCCTGGCGCGCGAATGCGTGATAGGCGCGCCGCAGGTGCCGACCCGGATCAGTGCGAGCAGCCTTCGGATCATCGAGGGCTGCCGGGTACATGGGCAGATTTCGGCCGAAGGCGGCGCCCAGGTGAAGCCGCTGGCGCGCATCGAAGACCTGGTCGAACCGCTCTGA
- a CDS encoding DUF4124 domain-containing protein, which produces MRVPVLCLMLAVAGSASAQIYSYTDANGKTVYTNQPPANVGAKPVQLPPTNSIGPQKPVASPGNGAGNPSAPYAILAIGNLPDEEAMRANNGTFDIEVIIQPQLAPGSSLQLRLDGQPYGAPSTSTHFTLDNIDRGDHSLSVDVLMGDRVVQSSAPANFTIQRISTNSPARTKPTPRAGG; this is translated from the coding sequence ATGCGCGTGCCAGTCCTCTGCCTGATGCTCGCCGTGGCCGGCTCGGCCAGCGCGCAGATCTATTCCTACACCGACGCCAACGGCAAGACCGTCTACACCAACCAGCCGCCTGCCAACGTAGGCGCCAAACCGGTGCAACTGCCGCCGACCAACAGCATCGGCCCGCAGAAGCCGGTCGCCAGCCCAGGCAACGGCGCCGGCAACCCGAGCGCACCCTACGCCATCCTGGCCATCGGCAACCTGCCCGACGAAGAGGCCATGCGCGCAAACAACGGGACTTTCGACATCGAAGTGATCATCCAGCCGCAACTGGCACCGGGGAGCAGCCTGCAACTGCGCCTGGACGGCCAGCCTTACGGCGCGCCGAGCACTTCCACGCACTTCACCTTGGATAACATCGACCGCGGCGACCACAGCCTGTCGGTCGACGTGCTGATGGGCGATCGCGTGGTGCAGTCCAGCGCCCCGGCCAACTTCACCATCCAGCGCATCAGCACCAACAGCCCGGCGCGCACCAAGCCGACGCCGAGGGCGGGCGGTTGA
- a CDS encoding DUF4124 domain-containing protein — protein sequence MMRHLICGLLLLASFGTSAEVYTYIDHDGNRVFTDQPTRGNAQRLNLAPPNAMPKMPAPLYAPAAPAEAPAPPLYQVLRILVPEPDATIRANDGELIVSISSDPNLLPGHFYRLYLDGVPVGKPSHSPVFPLHNLDRGTHQLSVEILDQRGQTLEQTPNQPFHMVRVSVADNPPSPAPLVATHP from the coding sequence TTGATGAGACACCTGATCTGCGGCCTGCTGCTCCTGGCCAGCTTCGGCACGAGCGCGGAGGTTTATACCTACATCGATCACGATGGCAACCGGGTCTTCACCGACCAGCCGACGCGCGGTAATGCCCAGCGTCTGAATCTGGCGCCCCCCAATGCCATGCCGAAGATGCCCGCCCCGCTCTACGCGCCCGCCGCCCCCGCGGAAGCGCCGGCGCCGCCGCTCTACCAGGTGCTGCGCATCCTGGTGCCGGAGCCCGACGCGACCATCCGCGCCAACGACGGCGAGCTGATCGTCAGCATCTCAAGCGACCCCAACCTGCTGCCCGGGCACTTCTACCGGCTCTACCTCGACGGCGTGCCGGTCGGAAAGCCCAGCCACAGTCCGGTCTTCCCGCTCCACAACCTGGATCGCGGCACCCACCAGTTGTCTGTGGAAATCCTCGACCAACGCGGCCAGACCCTCGAACAGACGCCGAACCAGCCCTTCCACATGGTCCGTGTTTCCGTCGCCGACAATCCGCCGAGCCCGGCGCCCTTGGTCGCGACCCACCCCTGA